One window of the Microtus ochrogaster isolate Prairie Vole_2 chromosome 10, MicOch1.0, whole genome shotgun sequence genome contains the following:
- the Xkr8 gene encoding XK-related protein 8 → MPVSLRSPLFLDVVVGVVGTLSFLLDLAADLWAVVQYVLGGRYLWAALVVVLLCLASVLLQLFSWVWLTTDPTELHKSLPSRRFLTLLHVLQLGYLYRCLHGLQQGLSLLQQELPTESDIAYTDFLSLDISMLRLFESFLEATPQLTLVLAIVLKSGQAEYYQWFGIGSAFLGISWALVDYHRSLRTCLPSKSRLGWSSSAFYFLWNLLLLCPRIFAVALFSALFPQYLALHFFSLWLVLLFWVWLQGTQFMPNPNFEWLYRVTVAIILYFSWFNVAGGRTRGRSVIHLFFILSDSILLVSTWVTHSTLLPSGTFLPMWLIIGGACFLLGLALRLIYYLWLHPSCNWEPDRVDGALSLLPRKQPKLLYNRRATQLAQNFFTKIKEEISLAEAGDVEGAL, encoded by the exons ATGCCTGTCTCGCTGCGCTCCCCTCTGTTCTTGGATGTGGTCGTGGGCGTGGTGGGCACCCTGTCTTTCCTGCTGGACTTGGCCGCCGACCTGTGGGCCGTCGTCCAGTACGTGCTCGGTGGCCGTTACCTGTGGGCCGCGCTGGTAGTGGTGCTGCTGTGCCTCGCCTCTGTGCTGCTGCAGCTCTTCAGCTGGGTCTGGCTGACCACCGACCCCACCGAGCTGCACAAGTCGCTGCCCTCGCGTCGTTTCCTGACGCTGCTGCATGTGCTGCAGCTCGGCTATCTGTACAG GTGCCTGCACGGGCTACAACAGGGGCTGTCCTTGTTGCAGCAGGAGCTGCCAACCGAGAGTGACATAGCCTATACAGACTTCCTGTCCCTGGATATCAGCATGCTGCGGCTCTTTGAGAGTTTCTTGGAGGCGACACCACAGCTCACATTGGTGCTGGCTATCGTGCTGAAGAGTGGCCAAGCTGAATACtaccagt GGTTTGGCATCGGCTCAGCCTTCCTGGGCATCTCGTGGGCACTCGTGGACTACCACCGATCCCTGCGTACTTGCCTTCCCTCTAAGTCTCGCCTGGGCTGGAGCTCCTCTGCCTTCTACTTCCTGTGGaacctgctgctgctgtgtcccCGAATCTTCGCTGTCGCCCTGTTTTCAGCTCTCTTCCCCCAATATCTGGCCCTGCATTTCTTCAGTTTGTGGCTGGTGCTGTTGTTCTGGGTCTGGCTTCAAGGCACACAATTTATGCCAAACCCCAACTTTGAGTGGCTGTACCGGGTGACAGTGGCAATCATCCTTTATTTCTCCTGGTTCAACGTGGCTGGGGGCCGCACCCGAGGCCGGTCCGTCATCCACTTGTTCTTCATCCTCAGTGACAGTATTCTGCTGGTCAGCACCTGGGTGACAcacagcaccctgctgcccagcGGGACCTTCTTGCCAATGTGGTTGATTATAGGAGGAGCCTGCTTCCTCCTGGGACTGGCTTTGCGTCTGATCTACTACCTCTGGCTGCACCCTAGCTGCAACTGGGAGCCTGACCGCGTGGATGGGGCCCTAAGTCTCCTTCCTAGGAAGCAGCCTAAGCTGCTTTATAACAGACGGGCCACTCAGTTAGCACAGAACTTTTTCACCAAGATCAAAGAGGAGATTTCTCTGGCAGAGGCTGGAGACGTGGAAGGAGCCCTTTGA